A region from the Medicago truncatula cultivar Jemalong A17 chromosome 6, MtrunA17r5.0-ANR, whole genome shotgun sequence genome encodes:
- the LOC11441012 gene encoding profilin-2 codes for MSWQTYVDEHLMCDIDGTGHHLTAAAILGHDGSVWAQSTSFPQFKPDEITGIMKDFDEPGHLAPTGMHLGEIKYMVIQGEPGAVIRGKKGSGGITIKKTGQALVFGIYEEPVTPGQCNMVVERLGDYLAEQGL; via the exons ATGTCGTGGCAAACTTATGTGGATGAACATTTGATGTGTGATATCGATGGCACTGGTCATCACCTCACCGCGGCTGCCATTCTCGGCCATGACGGTTCTGTTTGGGCTCAGAGCACTTCATTCCCTCAG TTTAAGCCTGATGAGATTACTGGTATCATGAAAGATTTCGACGAACCAGGACATCTTGCACCTACTGGCATGCACCTTGGGGAAATCAAGTACATGGTTATTCAAGGAGAGCCTGGAGCTGTCATTCGTGGGAAGAAG GGATCTGGAGGTATAACAATAAAGAAAACTGGACAAGCTCTTGTTTTTGGCATCTATGAAGAACCTGTTACTCCTGGACAGTGCAACATGGTTGTTGAGAGGTTGGGAGATTACCTCGCTGAACAAGGTCTCTAG